TGCGACTGGTCCACTTGTCTACCCACTCGCACAGGACTCATCCTCAACACTACAACACTACCAAGCATCATCATCTGGACACCTAAGACCTATCACGGAAACTCATTATATGACTCATCCTAATATCTGTAAATTTGTGTCACGGTCTTCTGCTTAGCCAACCAAATCCTCCTATAAGTCGGTTTAAACCCGAAATGTGCCTTTGTCGCATTCAGCAGTACCTTGATACACACGGCTGCATCAGCTCTAACCATTGGTAGTATGAAGGCCGAGATCACATGATAATCAAGACTTTTGTGATTGCTCGATATCGACGTGGCCAGACAAGTATGAGGTCCATTGTACCGTTCTATCTCCCAAATACCTCTACGCTGGCAGAGACTGATCCTAATCAACCATGTGCTCCCGTTGCCAAATTTCTTACACTTTCCAAAGTACTTGCGATATTCAGACTCCACCACTTTGTACTGAATCCTGCGTCAGATGCTATAGGTCTTCATGCTTAACATGACCTTCTCTTTGTCTTGAAACTGTGACCAACTTGAAACTCTGTTAGACCTCCGGTACCCTATGTATCTCTGGCATCAAATCCAACAGGTTCGCCAGGAACTCCCTGCTATCCCATGGCATCCAAgtccaaaattaaaaagcaCAAGGGGGTACTGCTGAGTCTCTGAGTTGGACACTCCACCAGCCTCACCTGGATTACTCGCTGCTATGTTATCACCGCTATCATCGACAATGATGTTCGGCTCcacatcatcatcgtcatcatcatcccGTAATACTTCGTCTATACCATCCGGTATCCCACCCTGTAATGAAACCAATGCCGTATCAATAATACCAACTTCTCCATCACCACTACAGTTTAGATCAACTGCGAAGGATGGGGAGCCAACCACCATTGAATGAGGTGCAATCACATGCACGGATGAAGAGGCATCAACAGGCCTCGAACTAGAATAGGCTGTCGTTGCTGGAGCTTGGGGATTCCAATTCGAACCTCCTGAGTTGGAGACCACATCTACAAGCTTGGCCAACAACTCAGGGGTCCTGACCTCGGGAAACTGCCAACGACAATAGAACAGAACCTCCAAATCCTCGTTACTCCTTATGACAAATGAATCGTATTTCACATCATCTCGCAAAACTGAAATCGGAATGCGATAGAATAACTTCTCAACCTGTTTCACACATTGCAACCCCAGTTTTTGGGTTAATGAATTCAGGAACTCAACGAAGCTCGTTGTAGGTTTCAAAAAAACACTTAGGGGATTCTTATCAGTAAACTTAATTCCAAAGCGTGTTTTTTTCTTAATCAACCCTCTATAGTGCATGAACACTAAAAACCTATCCTTACTAGCCATTGTGTTCACTCTCATTGGAGGAATTCACGTTCACATCATATTTATATACGTTGGGGCCTAAGTAAATCGAATTTACCTTGTTCGATTTACATGTTTTTGATAATTCGAATCAGTCAAATTCGAATTATATGAGAACAGTTCTATGTGTAAATCAAAACAGGTTGTTTCAAATTACTAGGCATGTCCTTGCATGCATAATTCGGATCAATATGATTCGATTCAATAGGACATTCCATGCATGCGTAAATCGAATTAGTCAGATtcgatttatatttttatagtaatttgAATTGGCCTGATTCGAATTATTATTGGAATGGGTAATTCGAATGGGGCTcattcgatttatataaaaatgtctttttggGAGATTCATGTAACGTTTTTTCTTTTGGGTGAATTGTGTAATTTTGGACTCCATTTAGTTTAAATATGCATTTtacctttaaaaatattaataatttataaatgagGAAGCTTATTAGAGGACcaattgaatttattatttttgactaGCAGTTAGTTATCAATGTTTAAAAGTGTAAGTTTAAAATATGTTGTTGgattactaaattaaaaaattaaatggatAACTATGCAAGAAGTTGTTGGTATGGGTTGTGAGATGGATCAAGGACTAGTTGGTCAGGGGGTGACATGATCAAACTTCTAGAGCGGCGGAGGTGCTACCTGCAAACAGGGACAGACATACGGAGGCGAGTGGAGGCCTCGTCTCtagctttttttaaaaaaaagttaatactAATAAGTTATTaagtatgatttaatttttttaaaaatttatttagtatttaatttagtataaataaaaatcaagtCCAACCTGAATATTAAGGATTTTTAATACCTAACAAGTAcgtaacaatattaaaaaaatctgaaaaatatgttattactaatgtttttaattaaataaaattttttaaatcccataaagtgaatttttttcttcttgtgacTATCCTTCTTGATTTATTTGGTATTAATTCTCTCTATTTTAACTGCTGCAACTAAGAGATTTTTTTAgctatgaatattgtgaagaaTAACTTAGAAACAAAATGAAAGATGAATTTCTTACTAATTGTCtcttaattatattgaaaagaaaattgttgaaaattttgacaCAGATTTTATTATCcatgaattttatgatacaaAGAATCGACCACTTCATTAATAAATAGTACAcacatattttttgtattttaaaa
This sequence is a window from Arachis duranensis cultivar V14167 chromosome 2, aradu.V14167.gnm2.J7QH, whole genome shotgun sequence. Protein-coding genes within it:
- the LOC107473255 gene encoding uncharacterized protein LOC107473255 translates to MLTAAHRRSPPLSTLTAFTLTAAHRPCSGPFLFLRFAPQIRHEEVEASPFSSSAETEAFFTAAFFIFFAETKAIFLVISVEKLFYRIPISVLRDDVKYDSFVIRSNEDLEVLFYCRWQFPEVRTPELLAKLVDVVSNSGGSNWNPQAPATTAYSSSRPVDASSSVHVIAPHSMVVGSPSFAVDLNCSGDGEVGIIDTALVSLQGGIPDGIDEVLRDDDDDDDVEPNIIVDDSGDNIAASNPGEAGGVSNSETQQIQYKVVESEYRKYFGKCKKFGNGSTWLIRISLCQRRGIWEIERYNGPHTCLATSISSNHKSLDYHVISAFILPMVRADAAVCIKVLGVQMMMLGSVVVLRMSPVRVGRQVDQSQAYFHRLFWTFPPCIEAFRHCKMLVSIDGLGAIAQDENSNILPVAFALVEGENVESWSFFLSHHHQHVTPQSGILVISDWQNGIKAALEAPDGGWLPPATYRAFCIRHVATNFALNFKGKDARRLLVNAADAKIEVEFDYWFDILQTEDPAMCD